A stretch of Parvimonas micra DNA encodes these proteins:
- a CDS encoding tRNA (cytidine(34)-2'-O)-methyltransferase, with protein MFNIVLLEPEIPFNTGAIGRTCVATDTKLHLIKPLGFSLDDKMVKRSGLDYWDKLKLFVYENIEDFYEKNPNANIYFATTKAKRTYDKVEYSPNDYIMFGKESKGIPEEILVKNEGHCVRIPMWGEIRSLNLSNSVGIVLYEALRQQDFSELEKFGNLHRLNWSE; from the coding sequence TTGTTTAATATAGTTTTATTAGAACCGGAAATTCCTTTTAATACTGGAGCTATTGGAAGAACTTGTGTCGCAACCGACACTAAATTACATTTGATAAAGCCTTTAGGTTTTTCACTTGATGACAAAATGGTAAAGAGATCAGGACTTGACTATTGGGATAAGTTAAAACTTTTTGTCTATGAAAATATTGAAGATTTTTATGAAAAAAATCCGAATGCGAATATCTATTTTGCAACCACAAAGGCAAAAAGAACCTATGATAAGGTAGAATATTCTCCAAATGATTATATTATGTTTGGGAAAGAGAGTAAAGGAATACCTGAAGAAATTTTAGTTAAAAACGAAGGACATTGTGTAAGGATACCGATGTGGGGAGAAATTCGTTCCCTAAATTTATCAAATTCGGTTGGAATAGTTTTATATGAAGCGCTAAGGCAACAAGATTTCTCAGAACTTGAAAAGTTTGGGAATCTACATAGATTAAATTGGAGTGAATAA
- a CDS encoding YoaK family protein: protein MKKAIQMSESIEVAIFLALSGGLMDAYSYLLRGQVFANAQTGNMLLLGVHASQGNWAMCLKYAFPISFFTLGIFLADLFRKKGDYKLHWRQNAVIFEIFLLICVAFIPENMNETANAMTSFACGIQVQSFKKVRGIDFSTTMCIGNLRGGTHNLAEYFYTKNKKFLEYSLMYFGVILCFIIGAIIGSKFSNILGFKTILLSAFSLIICVFIMFIDREK from the coding sequence ATGAAAAAAGCAATACAAATGTCCGAATCGATTGAAGTTGCAATATTTTTAGCATTAAGCGGTGGACTTATGGATGCATATTCATACCTTTTAAGAGGACAAGTTTTTGCAAATGCACAAACTGGAAATATGCTGTTATTAGGTGTTCATGCTTCTCAAGGAAATTGGGCAATGTGCTTAAAATATGCTTTTCCAATATCATTTTTTACTCTTGGAATTTTTTTAGCTGATTTATTTAGAAAAAAAGGGGATTATAAATTACATTGGCGACAAAATGCCGTTATTTTTGAGATATTTTTACTTATTTGTGTGGCTTTTATTCCCGAAAATATGAACGAAACAGCAAATGCAATGACATCTTTTGCTTGTGGAATACAAGTTCAAAGTTTTAAAAAAGTACGTGGAATAGATTTTTCTACAACAATGTGTATTGGAAATTTAAGAGGTGGAACTCACAATTTAGCTGAGTATTTTTATACAAAAAATAAAAAGTTTTTAGAATATAGTTTAATGTATTTTGGAGTTATATTATGTTTTATTATTGGGGCGATTATAGGTAGTAAATTTAGTAATATTTTAGGATTTAAAACTATTTTACTAAGTGCTTTTTCGCTTATTATTTGTGTATTTATTATGTTTATAGATAGAGAAAAATAA
- a CDS encoding DUF819 domain-containing protein, translating to MITDGFQFVALLFFVSGIVIYLEKKFKNGVFFKYIPALVIIYFGAMILSTLGVWDMNVESVSKARSVLKDAILPSMIFLMLLRADLRDIAKLGPRMIISFFTATFTIMIGFVVAFLIFKGNLASNAPLTFGALAGSWVGGTQNMVAVQQAVGLEGSGMGYTLLIDSIDYSIWIMFLLFLVPFADKFNKWTKADTSKIDNINEHLTAKFSSISKEITFQDIFFLLSVALGVTAVTTIMGNELVKIPALAFMGATGWTIIITTILGVIFAMTPLARIPGSPEVSNVLLYMLIGLIASNANFLELTQAPAYILAGFVILIIHGILMAIIGKVFKLDLFTCGIASLSNIGGVASSPVLAAAYSQSLVPIAVLMALIGVITGTFFGIGVAKFLTMLA from the coding sequence ATGATTACAGATGGATTTCAATTTGTTGCACTGTTATTTTTTGTTTCAGGTATAGTGATTTACTTGGAAAAGAAGTTTAAAAATGGAGTATTTTTTAAATATATTCCTGCATTGGTTATAATCTATTTTGGTGCTATGATTTTATCAACATTAGGTGTATGGGATATGAACGTAGAAAGTGTATCTAAAGCTAGAAGTGTTTTAAAAGATGCAATATTACCTTCAATGATATTTTTAATGTTGTTGAGAGCTGACCTTAGAGATATAGCAAAATTAGGCCCTAGAATGATAATTTCATTTTTTACTGCAACATTTACTATAATGATTGGTTTTGTTGTGGCATTTCTTATATTCAAGGGAAACCTAGCATCAAATGCACCTTTAACTTTTGGAGCACTAGCTGGAAGTTGGGTTGGTGGAACACAAAATATGGTTGCGGTACAACAGGCAGTAGGACTTGAAGGCTCAGGAATGGGTTATACACTATTGATTGACTCAATAGATTATTCAATATGGATAATGTTCCTATTATTCTTAGTTCCATTTGCAGATAAATTTAACAAGTGGACAAAGGCTGATACTTCAAAAATTGATAATATTAATGAACATTTAACTGCAAAATTTTCATCAATAAGTAAAGAGATAACTTTCCAAGATATATTTTTCTTATTGAGTGTTGCACTTGGAGTTACAGCAGTTACAACAATAATGGGAAATGAATTGGTAAAAATTCCTGCACTTGCATTTATGGGAGCAACAGGTTGGACTATAATCATAACTACAATCTTAGGAGTTATTTTCGCAATGACACCACTTGCAAGAATTCCAGGTTCTCCTGAAGTTTCAAATGTCCTATTATATATGCTAATAGGATTAATTGCATCAAATGCAAATTTCTTAGAACTTACTCAAGCTCCAGCATATATTTTAGCAGGTTTTGTAATCCTTATAATTCATGGAATTTTGATGGCTATAATTGGAAAAGTATTCAAACTTGATTTATTTACTTGTGGTATAGCTTCTCTTTCAAATATAGGTGGAGTAGCTTCTTCACCAGTACTTGCAGCGGCATATTCACAATCATTGGTTCCAATAGCTGTATTAATGGCATTAATTGGGGTTATAACGGGAACTTTCTTTGGTATAGGAGTTGCAAAATTCTTGACGATGTTAGCTTAA
- a CDS encoding GNAT family N-acetyltransferase, whose amino-acid sequence MIKLLTLEEIEKYKREISDIYKEVFKTDDFSANFLITRIDGSLKNNIKIVGAFEDDKLIGFVYGFDFLKENWWAMQVDSQLPSGIDWYKGTFELNELAVIEKYQGKGYGKKLMKCLIENFEGDKILLSTKKFNNDKIINFYHKLGFKDLINPFEYPNGDYETSIILCLNK is encoded by the coding sequence ATGATTAAATTATTAACTTTAGAAGAAATTGAAAAATATAAAAGAGAAATTTCCGATATATACAAAGAAGTTTTTAAAACTGATGATTTTTCTGCTAATTTTTTAATTACTAGAATTGACGGTAGTTTAAAAAATAATATAAAAATTGTTGGAGCCTTTGAGGATGATAAGTTAATCGGATTTGTATATGGCTTTGACTTTTTAAAAGAAAATTGGTGGGCAATGCAAGTGGATTCACAGTTACCAAGTGGAATTGATTGGTATAAAGGCACTTTTGAACTTAATGAATTAGCAGTTATTGAAAAATATCAAGGTAAAGGATATGGGAAAAAATTGATGAAATGTCTTATTGAAAATTTTGAAGGAGATAAAATTTTATTATCCACTAAGAAATTTAATAATGATAAAATAATTAATTTTTATCATAAACTAGGATTTAAAGATTTAATAAATCCATTTGAATATCCTAATGGAGACTATGAAACGTCAATTATATTATGTTTAAATAAATAG
- a CDS encoding ClC family H(+)/Cl(-) exchange transporter, with protein MKSIENVSNNHRQEDLKLLFYGILVGIVAGGFSSFYRYVIHGIEIIIGGIINISRSHFYIYPIIFIALIFISFLVTKIKSMSRFCGGSGIPQVEAEIKGYINPNPVRVLLAKIFGGALTALAGFSVGREGPSIQIGAMSGKLVSRKLKKNKTVEKFLITCGASAGLAAAFNAPVAGILFAVEEVHRHISKKLLVVCMAATITSDLVSKILYGTETVFNFNLSEKLPLVNYWTLILFAVVLSLLGVLYIFLMEFFMKVQDGLKLRKEFKLIPYFLLPIVILIFTPNLLGGGGFLMKELQTVDFPIYMLILLFIVKLLFSIICFSSGVPGGIFFPILVLGATIGTIFGKIIDPIYINSFIILGMAGYLTAIVRAPLTSIILIFEMTGNLSYLLPLSIVCLITYSIPNYLKSLPIYEYLLERLMEREHIASSKDGEKMTMSIVVEIGSEIENKKIKEVEFPKGMLIVNIDRGVEEIIPNGETTIINGDVINVLVSENKLFDTFNALQKICQNN; from the coding sequence ATGAAAAGTATAGAGAATGTTAGTAATAATCATAGACAAGAGGATTTAAAATTACTGTTTTATGGAATTTTAGTAGGGATTGTTGCGGGTGGATTTTCCAGCTTCTATCGTTATGTTATTCATGGAATAGAAATAATTATAGGAGGAATCATAAATATAAGTAGAAGTCATTTTTATATTTATCCGATTATCTTTATAGCACTTATATTTATTTCTTTTTTAGTTACAAAGATTAAGAGTATGTCAAGATTTTGTGGGGGTTCAGGAATACCACAAGTTGAAGCGGAAATAAAGGGATATATTAATCCTAATCCAGTAAGAGTTTTATTGGCAAAAATTTTTGGAGGAGCTTTAACTGCTTTGGCAGGTTTTTCAGTTGGTCGTGAAGGTCCATCAATTCAAATAGGGGCAATGAGTGGAAAATTAGTTTCAAGAAAATTAAAGAAAAACAAAACAGTTGAAAAGTTTTTAATAACTTGTGGAGCAAGTGCAGGACTTGCTGCTGCATTTAATGCACCTGTTGCAGGAATTTTATTTGCAGTTGAAGAAGTACATCGACATATTAGTAAAAAACTTTTAGTAGTTTGTATGGCAGCAACAATAACTTCGGATTTAGTTTCAAAAATACTATATGGAACAGAAACTGTCTTTAATTTTAATTTGTCTGAAAAATTGCCATTAGTAAATTACTGGACTTTGATTTTATTTGCAGTGGTATTATCACTTTTAGGAGTTCTCTATATATTTTTGATGGAATTTTTTATGAAAGTTCAAGACGGACTTAAGTTAAGGAAAGAATTTAAATTAATTCCATATTTTCTATTACCTATAGTAATTTTAATATTTACACCTAATTTATTAGGTGGTGGCGGTTTCTTGATGAAAGAGTTACAAACTGTTGATTTTCCAATTTATATGTTGATTTTACTTTTTATAGTAAAATTATTATTCTCAATAATTTGCTTTAGTTCAGGAGTTCCAGGTGGAATTTTCTTTCCGATATTAGTTTTAGGAGCTACAATCGGAACAATTTTTGGGAAAATCATAGATCCAATTTATATAAATAGTTTTATTATTCTTGGAATGGCAGGATATTTGACTGCAATAGTTAGAGCACCACTTACTTCAATAATTTTAATCTTTGAAATGACTGGTAATCTTTCCTATTTATTGCCTCTTTCAATAGTTTGTCTTATAACTTATTCCATACCTAATTATTTAAAATCATTACCTATTTATGAATATCTTTTAGAAAGATTAATGGAAAGAGAACATATTGCAAGTTCAAAAGATGGAGAAAAAATGACTATGAGTATAGTTGTTGAAATCGGAAGTGAGATAGAAAACAAGAAAATAAAAGAAGTAGAATTTCCAAAGGGAATGTTAATTGTAAATATTGACAGAGGAGTTGAAGAAATAATACCAAATGGGGAAACTACAATAATAAATGGGGATGTTATAAATGTACTCGTAAGTGAAAATAAATTATTTGATACATTTAACGCATTACAAAAAATTTGCCAAAATAATTAA
- a CDS encoding pseudouridine synthase: protein MKIRIDRFLCHMGIGSRSEVKKFLKTCRVKLNGKIEKNPNTQVDIEKDEILFDDERVIYKEFTYLMLNKPKDFISATFDTKLPTVLDLLEFPYSNMELFPVGRLDIDTTGFLILTNDGKFSYNVTNPKKKVNKKYFVTLRDDITSEQIESLENGIYFEKEDFTTENAKVEKISEKEIYLTISEGKFHQVKRMLEYVGNEVVELKRVCIGNLNLDDSLKLGEYREITNSELEEIFR, encoded by the coding sequence ATGAAGATTAGAATTGATAGATTCCTTTGTCATATGGGAATTGGCTCAAGAAGTGAAGTTAAAAAGTTTTTAAAAACTTGTAGAGTTAAGCTGAATGGAAAGATTGAAAAAAATCCAAATACACAGGTTGACATTGAAAAAGATGAAATTTTGTTTGATGATGAAAGAGTAATCTATAAGGAATTTACTTATTTGATGTTGAATAAACCAAAGGACTTTATCAGTGCAACCTTTGATACAAAACTTCCTACAGTTTTAGATTTATTAGAATTTCCGTACTCTAATATGGAATTATTTCCCGTTGGACGACTTGACATAGATACGACAGGATTTTTGATTTTAACAAATGACGGCAAATTTTCCTACAATGTAACAAATCCAAAGAAAAAAGTAAATAAAAAATATTTTGTTACTTTAAGAGATGATATTACAAGTGAACAGATTGAAAGTCTTGAAAATGGAATTTACTTTGAAAAAGAAGATTTTACAACAGAAAATGCAAAGGTTGAAAAAATTTCAGAAAAAGAAATTTACCTTACTATTTCCGAAGGAAAATTTCATCAAGTAAAAAGAATGTTGGAATATGTGGGAAATGAAGTTGTTGAACTCAAAAGAGTGTGCATTGGAAATTTGAATTTAGACGATAGTCTTAAACTTGGAGAGTATCGAGAAATTACAAATAGCGAATTAGAAGAAATATTTAGATAA
- a CDS encoding DMT family transporter, with the protein MNFIKGIIFTIISAFVFGFTPILAKLTYDGGNNAITLTFLRALLGLPFLYAGMRKNQTPMKITKREFLHFIVLSFLGIGITTTALYGSYNYISVGMATTIHFIYPCVVYFICILFFKEKVTLKKMSALVFSMIGIVLLVDEVTGGSAIGIFLAALSGVTYSLFLVYLDKSGFKHMDPFKCTLYISLFNIVGLFALGKFSGQLTFALTPMAWGLTILISFLTSIFGNAFLQLGVKYCGATTASILCTFEPITSVILGIIFLNESMTIFKVIGCGLIVLAVLLLSINNDLRRRKK; encoded by the coding sequence ATGAATTTTATTAAAGGCATTATTTTTACAATTATTTCTGCATTTGTTTTTGGTTTTACACCAATACTTGCAAAACTTACTTATGACGGAGGGAACAATGCAATTACCCTTACCTTCTTAAGAGCTTTGCTTGGATTGCCATTTTTATATGCAGGGATGCGAAAAAATCAAACTCCTATGAAGATTACTAAAAGAGAATTTCTTCATTTTATTGTGCTTTCATTTTTAGGTATAGGAATTACCACAACAGCACTTTATGGTTCCTATAATTATATTTCTGTAGGAATGGCAACGACTATACATTTTATCTATCCTTGCGTTGTTTATTTTATTTGTATTTTATTTTTTAAAGAAAAAGTTACTTTAAAGAAGATGTCAGCACTTGTTTTTTCAATGATAGGTATTGTATTGTTGGTTGATGAAGTTACTGGAGGAAGTGCAATAGGAATATTTTTAGCTGCTTTATCAGGTGTAACATATAGTTTATTCTTGGTATATTTGGATAAAAGTGGTTTTAAACATATGGATCCTTTTAAATGCACCTTATATATCAGTTTATTTAATATCGTAGGTCTTTTTGCCCTTGGAAAGTTTAGTGGACAACTTACTTTTGCACTTACACCAATGGCTTGGGGACTTACAATCTTAATTTCATTTTTAACTTCAATTTTTGGGAATGCTTTTTTGCAACTAGGGGTTAAATATTGTGGAGCTACAACTGCTTCCATTTTATGTACATTTGAACCGATAACAAGTGTAATTTTGGGTATAATCTTTCTTAACGAATCTATGACTATTTTTAAAGTTATAGGTTGTGGATTGATAGTTTTAGCTGTGTTGCTATTATCTATAAACAATGATTTGAGAAGGAGAAAAAAATAA